GGGTTCGAATCCCCTTATCTCCACCATGAAGATTAAGCGCCGGCGTGGCTTTTCGCGCCGGCGCTTTTTATTTTCAATAGATTTTTTCTTTTTTCTACCGTGTTTTCTACCGTCAGTTTTTTATGCTTACTATAGTTTTACATAGGAGAAATCGCTCTCGTGGTTATGAGGAAAAGAAAAAAGAGGCCGTTGAGAAAATCAACACCTCTAAATGAAGGAGATTCCGCCCCGATTTTATTTTCCTTCCCGCTCCGCCATCAGGCGCGCAAGCGAGTCCAGTATTACGCGCCCATCGTCGGCGGTTTCCAGCTTGCCAGACCGAACGAGCTGCCCTACATACTGGCGGGATACGCCCAGGCGCCGTGCCGCTTCGGCGCGCGTGACGCTGCCGACTCGAGCCAGCACGCGCGCCGCCACCCATTCGCGCGGCACGAGATAGAAGCGCCCGATGCGCTGGGCGCCGGGAACGCGGCCTTTCGCGCAGAGATGCGACAAATGCGCCCGCGTGACGCCGATAATCTGCGCCGCGCTGGAGACGGACATGTATTCATCAGTTACGGAGGATTTTTCTTTTTCCTCAAGTCGGCGCATGGCGAAAAATACGCCGCCCGACACCCTGCCAAGATAGATGTTGGTCAGCCCCTCCGCTTCAGGGTGTATGTTCACGAAGAACTCCTCCGGCAGCTCCGGCGTCCCCTCTCTGTTTTTGAGCGGGTAGAACATTTTCGCGGGACGCCCCTGCACGACGACGAGAAACACTGTACCGTCGCCGGTATAATCCGCTTCGGCCGGCGTGCCGGCGAGCGGGAATTTCTTTATGATTATTTTTTTATCTTTGTCGCTTAACGCTGAAACTGGAAAATACTTTATCATTTTGCTTC
Above is a genomic segment from Synergistes jonesii containing:
- a CDS encoding helix-turn-helix domain-containing protein; translated protein: MIKYFPVSALSDKDKKIIIKKFPLAGTPAEADYTGDGTVFLVVVQGRPAKMFYPLKNREGTPELPEEFFVNIHPEAEGLTNIYLGRVSGGVFFAMRRLEEKEKSSVTDEYMSVSSAAQIIGVTRAHLSHLCAKGRVPGAQRIGRFYLVPREWVAARVLARVGSVTRAEAARRLGVSRQYVGQLVRSGKLETADDGRVILDSLARLMAEREGK